AGCCGGTCTGTTTATGGGCAAGACGTTTAAAAACAATCATCTGGACGCTCTGCAGGACAATATGGTTCGCGAAATGCGAATTATTTTGGATCAAATGGACTGGCCTAAGGGGCAGATTAGCGGTCTGTACGGCTACTATACGCAGGAGGCGCAGAAGCTCAAGAAGATCACCGGATCCAGGGTTACGTTTATCCGCGGGGACGGTGTTGTGCTGGGAGACTCGGATCACGATCCCAAGACGATGGACAACCACCTGCAAAGGGCGGAGGTCCAGGAAGCGGAGCACAATGGAGTCGGCAGGGCAATCCGTCACAGCGACACCATCAACGAGAATTTGTTGTATGTCGCGATGCTCGTTCATCCAGGCAGCCCGAACTCGGATATTATTCGGCTCTCGCTAAGTCTTCAGGAAGTGGATGACAGCCTTCGGCGCATATGGATGACGCTATTGATCGGTTTGCTGATTCTGTTAGTTGCGGCAGCGCTGATCAGCTACCGCATCGCCAGAGGGCTGACCAGGCCTCTTGAGCAAATCACCCGTGTCGCCAAGCGAATCAAGAACATGGATTACCGCGCGCGTGTCACGGTGAAGAGCAGCGACGAAATCGGCGAGCTCGGCATTGCAATCAATGCGATGGCCGACAGCCTTCAGGTTCAGATGGCTCGTATTCATCAGAACGAAAGCCAGCTGTCGAGCGTTCTCGATAATATGATTGATGGTGTCGTCATGATCGATGGAAACGGCCGCATCGTACTGCTCAACCGCTGTGCGGAGGAAGTGCTGGGATTCTCGGCCAGAGAGCTTGTCGGACGGCATTATGCGGAAGCTAAACAGCAGTATGAGCTTTCTCAGATTATTCAGGACGGTCTTGATCGCAGGGAGCATCTCCGCGAGGAAATCACGTTCTACTATCCGGAGGAACGCCTGCTTGACCTGAACCTTGTGCCGATTTTTCAAGATGATGAATTCGGCGGCGTACTGCTTGTGCTGCAGGATGTCTCGGCGATAAGACGGCTGGAGCGGATGCGCAGCGAGTTTGTTGCAAACGTCTCGCATGAGCTTAAGACGCCGGTTACGGCGGTGAAAGGGTTCGCCGAGACGCTGCTTGGCGGAGCGGTGAACGATCCGGAAACGGCCCGGTCCTTCCTGCAGATCATCTACGATGAGAGCGACAGGCTTAACCGCTTGATCGGCGATATCCTTGAGCTGTCGAAGATCGAGTCGCGCCGGGTGCCGCTGCAGTTCTCTCCGATCGAGCTGTCTGCATTTATCGGCAAGACGGTCGAGCTCATGTCGGCGGAAGCGGAGCGTAAAAATATAAGGATTGCGATGAAAGCGGAGCCAGGCATCTATGTCGAGGCGGACGAGGACCGGCTGCGGCAAATCGTGATGAATTTGCTGGCCAATGGCATCAGCTATACGCAAGGTGGCGGTCTCGTTACGATTGAGGTGGAGCCGGTATCGTCTGTGTCCGATCAAGCTGGCGCCGATATATCCGATTACGAGCATATACGCATCACGATTTCCGATACCGGCATTGGCATACCCAAGAAGGATCTGCCTCGTATCTTTGAACGATTCTACCGGGTAGATAAGGCGAGATCCCGCAGTTCAGGCGGAACCGGACTCGGTCTGTCGATCGTAAAGCATCTGGTCGAGCTGCATAAGGGCTCGATTTCTGTCGACAGCCAGGTCGGGATCGGCTCGACGTTTACGATCGAATTGCCTGTGCTGCAATAATAGACTTACAGATTGTACCGCAGCTAAAGATGGCGCTGGACGTTACTTCCGGCGCAATGATATGATAAGTTTGTAAATGTTCATGCAAATCGGCGTATGCAATACGCGCGGAAGCTGGGGGTCGAAATGTCACAAAAAATATTGGTCATCGAAGACGAACCGACACTGGCGAGGCTGCTTTCCTATAATCTGACTCAGGAGGGTTACGATACGACAGTAATCGACCACGGAGCGGAAGGGTTGCAGACAGCGCTTCAGCGTTCGTTTGAACTAATTATTCTGGATATTATGCTGCCGGGTATGAACGGCTTCGAAATATTATCGCGGCTGAGGCAGAGCGGCAACAGTACGCCGGTTATCGTGCTGACTGCCCGCAATGCCGAGGAAGAAGTTGTACAGGGTCTGAAGCGCGGTGCGGACGATTATATTACGAAACCGTTTGGCGTCGCCGAGCTTCTGGCGCGCGTGTCTGCAGTTCTGCGCCGTACAAGCCAGGAAGAAGGAAAGCAGACCGAATCCACGGAGAAGGTCATTACTGCGGGCGAGCTGTCCATATATCCGGAGAAATATGAGGTCGTGCTGTGCGGCGAAACGGTTCCGCTTCGACCGAAGGAATTTGAAGTACTGCTCTATTTGGTGCAGCGGCCCGGAATGGTAATCACCCGCGACGATCTGATGAACGTCGTATGGGGCTTCGATTATATAGGCGGACAGCGGACGGTGGATGTTCATGTCAGTTCGCTGCGCAAGAAGCTGGAGCTCGGCCAGCAGTCGGTTCAGATCGAATCCATTCGCGGTGTCGGCTACAAATTTGTTATGCCAAAAAAGCTTGGAACGCCGAAATGAACGGCGGACCAAGCTTTATTTTCTGATCAAACGGCAGCAGCCTGTCTTACCTGTGCTCCGGTTCTATTGACGGTTCCAGTCGAGCATCCGTTTCTGGAACTGCTTCGGCGAGCATTCGTTGTACTTTTTGAACATTTTGTAGAAGTGGGCCATGTTAGGCATGCCGATCCGGTCTCCTACCTCGGATACGCTCAGGTCCTTAGTCAGCAGTATTCGTTCCGCCCATTTGATTTTTCGGTAGTTGACGTATTCCGTGAAGGATAATCCGATCGCTTTTTTGAAAAACTTAACAAAGTAGTAATAGCTCATATTAGCCATCTTGCAAACGTCCTCCACCTGGATGCGGTCATTCAGATTCTCCTCAACAAAATCGAGGACACCCCGCAAGCGGGCACGATCGAAATCCTCCCGTTCGGCTAGCATTTTCTTCGAATCGCTGCGGATTAGCAGAAGCAGCAGCTTCTTGATGATCATACTGACCGCGAGCTCATAGCCGGTCTGCTTATTGGTTACTTCCTGCAGAATCGCGCGTATGCAATCGGCCGCTTCCTTATTGGCGGTTTTATTATCCTGGAAAATATAATTAGCCCGGCTGAGAGGGTTTTTTGTTTCGGAAAAAAAACGCATATAAGGCATGGTGCTGTGATCGAAAAATTGCTGCAGGTCGAACTGCAGTACGATATAGTCCATAGGAGTGCCGAGGCTTCGGTCCCGATGAAGCTGGCTGGCCCCGATTATCGCCACGTCTCCCGCTTCCAGTCGAACCACCTCTTCATCAATGTACACGTCAAGCACACCTTCATTGACGAGCAGCAGTTCAATTTCCCGATGGTAATGCCAGTTAATGAAAAAGTCGTGGGTTCGTTGCGCTTGAAATACTTTGATCGACAAAAGAGGGTTTTCATAGGCTACTTTTTCATTAAAGAACTCCACATTATCCTCCCTCAGATACCAAAATCACATAAAAGCATCGCCATTTAGAAGCTGTTTTTTTGGAATCGGTATCGACTATACTTATTCTAGTGTTTGTCGTGCAATGAAACAAGCACGCAATTGAAAATAATACGATTATTTCGTTCTGGAGGTAGAACTCAATGTCCAAAGTTCGGGTAGGCATTATCGGCTGCGGCGGTATTGCCAACGGAAAGCACATGCCAAGCCTTGCGAAGGTACAAGACGCGGAAATGGTGGCGTTCTGTG
This is a stretch of genomic DNA from Paenibacillus sp. sptzw28. It encodes these proteins:
- the pnpS gene encoding two-component system histidine kinase PnpS; this translates as MISFRTRLTIILIALIGLSVLAAGLFMGKTFKNNHLDALQDNMVREMRIILDQMDWPKGQISGLYGYYTQEAQKLKKITGSRVTFIRGDGVVLGDSDHDPKTMDNHLQRAEVQEAEHNGVGRAIRHSDTINENLLYVAMLVHPGSPNSDIIRLSLSLQEVDDSLRRIWMTLLIGLLILLVAAALISYRIARGLTRPLEQITRVAKRIKNMDYRARVTVKSSDEIGELGIAINAMADSLQVQMARIHQNESQLSSVLDNMIDGVVMIDGNGRIVLLNRCAEEVLGFSARELVGRHYAEAKQQYELSQIIQDGLDRREHLREEITFYYPEERLLDLNLVPIFQDDEFGGVLLVLQDVSAIRRLERMRSEFVANVSHELKTPVTAVKGFAETLLGGAVNDPETARSFLQIIYDESDRLNRLIGDILELSKIESRRVPLQFSPIELSAFIGKTVELMSAEAERKNIRIAMKAEPGIYVEADEDRLRQIVMNLLANGISYTQGGGLVTIEVEPVSSVSDQAGADISDYEHIRITISDTGIGIPKKDLPRIFERFYRVDKARSRSSGGTGLGLSIVKHLVELHKGSISVDSQVGIGSTFTIELPVLQ
- a CDS encoding response regulator transcription factor, whose product is MSQKILVIEDEPTLARLLSYNLTQEGYDTTVIDHGAEGLQTALQRSFELIILDIMLPGMNGFEILSRLRQSGNSTPVIVLTARNAEEEVVQGLKRGADDYITKPFGVAELLARVSAVLRRTSQEEGKQTESTEKVITAGELSIYPEKYEVVLCGETVPLRPKEFEVLLYLVQRPGMVITRDDLMNVVWGFDYIGGQRTVDVHVSSLRKKLELGQQSVQIESIRGVGYKFVMPKKLGTPK
- a CDS encoding AraC family transcriptional regulator, whose protein sequence is MEFFNEKVAYENPLLSIKVFQAQRTHDFFINWHYHREIELLLVNEGVLDVYIDEEVVRLEAGDVAIIGASQLHRDRSLGTPMDYIVLQFDLQQFFDHSTMPYMRFFSETKNPLSRANYIFQDNKTANKEAADCIRAILQEVTNKQTGYELAVSMIIKKLLLLLIRSDSKKMLAEREDFDRARLRGVLDFVEENLNDRIQVEDVCKMANMSYYYFVKFFKKAIGLSFTEYVNYRKIKWAERILLTKDLSVSEVGDRIGMPNMAHFYKMFKKYNECSPKQFQKRMLDWNRQ